Proteins encoded in a region of the Labeo rohita strain BAU-BD-2019 chromosome 22, IGBB_LRoh.1.0, whole genome shotgun sequence genome:
- the tmem161a gene encoding transmembrane protein 161A, whose protein sequence is MALMGVQLVVSLLAVSIMQRMAPHLSFARWLLCNGSLFRFKHPSEGELCALAGKQIPKTSRRDRRQNGHGESKPLTVPKDIDLHLESAPVNVLDALVLRFFVEYQWLIDFAVYTTGIYLFTEGYYSVVDASKEVNIASIWCVLTVFFCLRTLYLLTSHYFRSEEGGERSVCLAFGFLSLLIAMLVLVVREDYLEFGLEPGFTSLFDNFEVFAKQQGYEWSVPFTKLSVKLGLAVICAFIGALLAFPGLRLAQTHLDAVQMNSDRPIIQILLHLSFLSPLVIIVMWIKPIARDFLGNAPMGKTSVTLLSSSAFNSVRLWTIVVLCVLRLLLTRYHLQAYLNLAQKWVEQMKKEAGRIAAIDIQRKVTRVFCYLTVVTLQYLIPILLVLFSTLALKSLGDFSWGLGAETPGVTPAPIIPTAPPPAPRLEDDEDMEDMEEDIQATVAHLTELFAALRGVLTPIFFRGIFAFLTWWVAACQLISSLFGIYFHQYLMHN, encoded by the exons ATG GCTCTAATGGGAGTTCAGTTGGTGGTGAGCTTGCTGGCGGTCAGCATAATGCAAAGAATGGCCCCACATCTCTCCTTTGCACGCTGGCTCTTATGTAATGGCAG CCTTTTCAGGTTCAAACATCCATCCGAAGGCGAGTTGTGTGCCCTGGCAGGGAAACAGATTCCGAAGACCAGCAGGCGAGACAG AAGACAAAATGGACATGGAGAATCCAAGCCGCTCACAGTTCCAAAAGATATCGATCTTCACCTAGAGAGTGCGCCTGTAAATGTCTTGGACGCACTTG TTTTGCGGTTCTTTGTGGAGTATCAGTGGCTGATTGACTTCGCCGTCTACACCACAGGGATCTACCTCTTCACCGAAGGCTACTATAGTGTAGTAGATGCTAGTAAGGAAGTCAATATAGCTTCCATCTGGTGTGTGCTGACTGTTTTCTTCTGCTT GAGGACGCTGTATCTTCTTACGAGCCACTACTTTCGCTCGGAGGAGGGTGGAGAGCGCTCTGTGTGTCTGGCTTTTGGCTTCTTATCTCTACTTATTGCAATGCTGGTCCTTGTTGTGAGAGAAGACTACCTGGAGTTTGGCCTAGAGCCCG GATTTACCAGTCTTTTTGACAATTTCGAGGTCTTCGCCAAACAGCAAGGCTACGAGTGGTC GGTTCCCTTCACCAAACTGTCAGTCAAGTTGGGGCTGGCTGTCATTTGTGCCTTCATTGGAGCTCTCCTTGCTTTCCCTGGATTGCGATTGGCTCAAACTCATCTAGATGCAGTTCAGATGAATTCAGATCGTCCAATCATTCA GATCCTTTTGCACCTGAGTTTTCTGTCTCCACTGGTTATTATTGTAATGTGGATTAAACCCATTGCTAGAGACTTCCTGGGGAACGCCCCAATGGGAAAGACATCAGTGACCTT ACTTTCTAGTTCAGCCTTTAACTCAGTGCGTCTTTGGACGATCGTGGTCCTGTGTGTTTTGCGGCTGCTGCTCACCCGCTACCACTTGCAGGCGTACCTCAATCTGGCTCAGAAGTGGGTGGAGCAAATGAAGAAAGAGGCGGGGCGGATTGCTGCCATTGACATCCAGAGGAAG GTGACCAGGGTTTTCTGCTACTTGACTGTGGTCACCCTTCAGTATCTTATACCCATACTGCTCGTGCTTTTCTCAACTTTGGCGCTCAAATCTTTAG GTGACTTTTCATGGGGCCTTGGAGCAGAGACTCCGGGTGTAACCCCTGCTCCCATAATTCCCACCGCGCCTCCGCCCGCCCCCAGACTAGAAGACGACGAGGACATGGAAGACATGGAGGAAGACATCCAAGCCACCGTAGCTCACCTGACCGAGCTGTTTGCTGCCTTACGTGGGGTCCTCACGCCCATTTTCTTCAGGGGCATCTTTGCCTTTCTCACGTGGTGGGTTGCGGCCTGTCAACTCATTAGCAGCCTGTTCGGCATCTACTTCCACCAGTATCTGATGCATAACTGA